A genomic segment from Phragmites australis chromosome 6, lpPhrAust1.1, whole genome shotgun sequence encodes:
- the LOC133920512 gene encoding NAC domain-containing protein 104-like — translation MGGATNLPPGFHFFPSDEDLVVHFLHRKVANLPCRPDIIPTVPLQHCDPWELNGKALQAGNQWYFFSHATQSRTSPNGYWSPIGADETVTSSGCIVGLKKTLIFCTGEPFKGFKTNWIMHEYHMQDGGYNVSGSSTSSSSSSNRKSQRKRVHSSTESNNWVICRVFESCGSQVSFHDEGTELSCLDEVFLSLDDYDEVSLPKN, via the exons ATGGGAGGAGCTACTAACCTACCTCCAGGTTTCCATTTCTTCCCCTCAGATGAAGATCTTGTTGTCCATTTTCTCCATCGCAAAGTCGCCAACCTCCCATGCCGCCCTGACATCATCCCAACAGTACCTCTGCAGCACTGTGATCCATGGGAATTGAATG GCAAAGCTCTTCAAGCTGGAAACCAGTGGTACTTCTTCAGCCATGCAACACAAAGTAGGACCTCGCCGAATGGATACTGGAGCCCCATTGGCGCTGATGAAACAGTAACAAGTAGTGGCTGTATCGTTGGCCTAAAGAAGACACTCATCTTCTGCACTGGAGAACCTTTCAAGGGTTTTAAAACTAACTGGATCATgcatgagtaccacatgcaaGATGGTGGATACAATGTCAGCGGTAGCAGTACCTCAAGTAGCTCAAGCTCCAACAGGAAGTCCCAAAGGAAGAGAGTTCACTCAAGCACG GAGTCTAACAACTGGGTGATATGCCGAGTTTTCGAAAGCTGCGGTTCTCAAGTGAGCTTCCATGATGAGGGTACAGAGCTGTCATGCTTAGATGAGGTGTTTCTGTCGCTAGATGATTACGATGAAGTGAGTTTGCCGAAGAATTAG
- the LOC133921977 gene encoding pentatricopeptide repeat-containing protein At2g13600-like — protein sequence MGRLDPGCCSSGERMRRLVPPLAVHPPPCLPAQSAPLAAGAAGITVPEVLPLLERAISAGDVLRLGRAAHAVLVKTALTSHTLLSNRLVALYSLLPCPSAAIAAFDDLPHKNPHSYNTLLAALTRGPDTLPDALHLFDAMPTDLRNVVSYNTVISSLAHHGQQKEALRVSARMTRDRFLGPGLAVDRFTVVSVATACAGLGAARPLREMHGMVVVSGMELTVIMANAMVNAYSKAGRVEDARRLFDQVSVRDTVSWTSMIAGYCQAKRLDEAVQVFDMTPEKDRIAWTALISGHEQNGDEEAALELFKHMLAEGVAPTPFALVSALGACAKLGLITRGKELHCFILRRSIGSDPFNIFIHNALIDMYCKCGDMAEAMEVFDRMPERDFISWNSMVTGFSQNGQGKQSLTVFERMLVAGVGPTHVTFLAVLTACSHSGLVSDGRLILESMEDHGVEPRAEHYAAFIDALGRNHQLEEASEFIKDLSSRIGPGTAGSWGALLGACRIHGNIELAEEVAEFLFQLEPRNSGRYVMLSNIYAAAGQWDDARRVRGLMKEKGFRKAQAYSWIEVRSAKYVFVAADISHHEADEIYEMLGKLLDHMCVAGDPTEHQLDLC from the coding sequence ATGGGCCGGCTTGACCCTGGCTGCTGCTCGTCCGGGGAACGCATGCGCCGCCTTGtcccgccgctcgccgtccACCCGCCGCCATGCCTCCCGGCGCAGTCCGCGCCTctggccgccggcgcggccggaATCACCGTCCCGGAGGTGCTGCCCCTCCTGGAGCGGGCCATCTCCGCAGGCGACGTGCTCCGCCTCGGGCGCGCCGCGCACGCGGTCCTCGTCAAGACGGCGCTCACCAGCCACACGCTCCTCTCCAACCGTCTCGTCGCGCTCTACTCCCTGCTCCCGTGCCcgtccgccgccatcgccgccttcGACGACCTTCCGCACAAGAATCCCCACTCCTACAACACGCTTCTCGCCGCCCTCACCCGAGGCCCCGACACCCTCCCTGACGCCCTCCACCTCTTCGACGCAATGCCGACCGACTTACGCAATGTTGTCTCCTACAACACCGTTATCTCGTCCCTAGCGCACCATGGCCAGCAGAAGGAGGCGCTCCGCGTGTCCGCTCGGATGACCAGGGACAGGTTCCTGGGGCCAGGGTTGGCCGTCGACCGTTTTACGGTTGTCAGCGTCGCGACTGCATGCGCGGGCCTTGGAGCTGCGAGACCGCTGCGAGAAATGCACGGCATGGTGGTGGTGTCGGGGATGGAGTTGACCGTCATCATGGCCAATGCCATGGTGAACGCCTACAGCAAGGCCGGGAGGGTGGAGGATGCGAGGCGGCTATTCGATCAGGTCAGCGTCCGGGACACTGTCTCTTGGACGTCGATGATTGCTGGGTACTGCCAAGCAAAGAGACTCGATGAGGCAGTTCAGGTGTTTGATATGACGCCAGAGAAAGATAGGATTGCATGGACAGCACTAATATCTGGGCATGAGCAGAATGGGGATGAGGAGGCTGCTCTTGAGCTTTTCAAACACATGTTAGCTGAGGGGGTGGCACCAACGCCTTTCGCCTTGGTATCAGCTTTGGGCGCGTGTGCCAAGCTTGGGCTTATCACACGGGGGAAGGAATTGCATTGCTTCATCTTGCGCCGGAGCATTGGTTCAGACCCTTTCAACATTTTCATCCACAATGCACTCATTGACATGTACTGCAAGTGTGGTGACATGGCAGAAGCCATGGAAGTGTTTGATCGGATGCCTGAGAGGGACTTCATATCTTGGAACTCCATGGTCACAGGTTTCTCGCAGAATGGCCAGGGAAAGCAGTCACTCACCGTATTTGAGAGGATGCTGGTAGCTGGAGTTGGGCCAACCCATGTCACTTTTCTTGCTGTTCTCACCGCTTGCAGCCATTCTGGTCTAGTATCTGATGGACGCCTCATTCTTGAATCAATGGAGGACCATGGTGTTGAACCAAGGGCTGAACACTATGCTGCCTTCATAGATGCTCTTGGTCGGAATCACCAGCTGGAAGAAGCAAGTGAGTTCATCAAAGATTTGTCATCCAGGATTGGTCCTGGTACAGCTGGATCATGGGGAGCTCTCCTAGGTGCATGCCGTATTCATGGAAATATCGAGCTTGCAGAGGAAGTGGCAGAGTTCCTCTTCCAGTTAGAGCCTAGGAACAGTGGTCGGTATGTCATGTTGTCAAACATCTATGCAGCAGCAGGACAGTGGGATGATGCACGTCGAGTCAGGGGACTCATGAAGGAGAAAGGCTTTAGGAAGGCTCAGGCTTACAGCTGGATTGAAGTGCGGAGTGCAAAGTATGTATTCGTTGCTGCTGACATCTCTCATCATGAGGCAGACGAGATATATGAGATGTTGGGCAAGCTTCTCGATCATATGTGCGTAGCAGGGGATCCTACCGAACACCAGCTTGATTTGTGTTGA
- the LOC133921979 gene encoding GPN-loop GTPase QQT1 gives MVFGQVVIGPAGSGKTTYCNGMSQFLSLIGRKVAVVNLDPANDVLPYDCAINIEDLVKLSDVMDEHSLGPNGGLVYCMDYLDKNIDWLEERLKPLIEDHYLLFDFPGQVELFFVHSNARSVINKLIKKLNLRLTAVHLVDAHLCCDPGKYVSALLLSLSTMLHFELPHINVLSKIDLIENYGNLAFNLDFYTDVQDLSYLQYHLEQDPRSAKYRKLTKELCDVIDEFSLVNFTTLDIQDKESVGNLVKLIDKSNGYIFSSIDSSAVEFSKIAAAPLDWDYYRTAEVQEKYMKDDEFVQQSSRMK, from the exons ATGGTGTTCGGGCAGGTGGTGATCGGGCCGGCGGGCTCCGGCAAGACCACCTACTGCAACGGCATGTCCCAGTTTCTCTCCCTCATCGGCAG GAAAGTTGCGGTTGTCAATCTCGACCCTGCGAATGATGTACTGCC ATATGATTGTGCCATCAACATCGAGGACCTCGTAAAACTGAGCGATGTCATGGATGAGCACTCACTTGGCCCTAATGGAG GGCTTGTTTATTGCATGGATTACTTGGATAAGAATATTGACTGGCTTGAGGAAAGATTGAAGCCTCTTATTGAAG ATCACTATCTGTTATTTGATTTTCCTGGCCAAGTGGAACTTTTCTTCGTTCACTCAAATGCAAGAAGTGTTATTAATAAACTCATCAAAAAGCTAAACTTGAGG CTGACTGCTGTGCATCTTGTTGATGCCCATTTGTGCTGCGATCCTGGGAAGTATGTGAGTGCCTTGCTTCTTTCACTGTCAACGATGCTACACTTCGAATTGCCACACATCAATGTCTTGTCAAAGATTGACCTCATTGAGAACTATGGAAATTTAG CATTCAACCTTGACTTCTACACTGACGTCCAAGATCTTTCTTATCTGCAATACCATCTTGAGCAAGATCCTCGTTCTGCCAAATATAG GAAACTTACTAAAGAGCTCTGTGATGTGATCGACGAATTTAGTTTAGTCAATTTTACAACTTTGGACATCCAG GACAAGGAAAGTGTCGGCAATCTTGTGAAGTTGATTGACAAGAGCAATGGTTATATATTTTCTTCTATTGACAGTAGTGCGGTTGAGTTCAGCAAAATTGCGGCAGCACCTCTTGATTGGGATTACTACAG AACAGCAGAAGTGCAGGAGAAGTACATGAAAGATGATGAGTTCGTGCAACAAAGCAGCAGGATGAAATGA
- the LOC133921978 gene encoding protein disulfide isomerase-like 1-3 — MATSLLLPTAFLALLLLLPSTRAQEEAVLTLDTGNFSEVVAKHEFIVVEFYAPWCGHCKQLAPEYEKAASILSKHDPPIVLAKVDASDKKNKDLSGKYEVQGFPTIKILKNQGDNMQDYNGPRDADGIVGYLKKQVGPASTEIKSVEDAASLIGDKGVVVVGVFPSFGGSEYENFLSVAEKMRSDYDFLHTLDASILPRGDKTVKGPVVRLFKPFDELFVDSQDFDKDALQKFIEVSGFPTVVTFDTDPTNQKYLLKYFENAGTKAMLYLSFSDDRIEAFKSQFYEAAKQYGDKNISFLIGDVTDAQGAFQYFGLKESEVPLIFIQASGAKFIKPTVEPEQIFPWLKDYTDGILAPYVKSDPIPEVNDQPVKVVVANSLHEVVFNSGKNVLLEFYAPWCGHCQKLAPILDEVALSLKNDEDVVIAKMDGTTNDVPSDFTVEGYPTMYFYSSGGNLLSYEGGRTAEAIINFIKKNKGSKPGEAAVEDDEAWTDAAVEEETAPESVKDEL; from the exons ATGGCGACCTCCCTGCTGCTCCCCACCGCcttcctcgcgctgctgctgctgctgccgtcgACCCGCGCCCAAGAGGAGGCGGTGCTGACGCTGGACACGGGAAACTTCTCGGAGGTGGTGGCGAAGCACGAGTTCATCGTCGTCGAGTTCTACGCCCCCTG GTGTGGCCATTGCAAGCAActagctccagag TACGAGAAGGCCGCGTCCATCCTAAGCAAACATGATCCACCGATCGTTCTTGCCAAGGTTGACGCAAGTGACAAGAAAAATAAGGATCTCAGCGGTAAGTACGAGGTGCAGGGGTTCCCCACTATCAAGATCTTGAAGAACCAAGGGGACAATATGCAAGACTACAATGGCCCGAGGGACGCGGATGGCATAGTGGGGTATCTGAAGAAACAAGTCGGTCCTGCATCTACTGAAATCAAGTCGGTGGAGGATGCTGCGAGTTTGATTGGGGACAAGGGTGTGGTCGTT GTTGGagttttcccttcatttggtgGTAGTGAGTACGAGAATTTCTTGTCCGTGGCAGAGAAAATGCGATCTGACTATGACTTCCTCCACACATTGGATGCCAGTATTCTTCCGCGAGGCGATAAGACAGTCAAAGGGCCTGTTGTTCGGCTATTTAAACCATTCGATGAGCTCTTTGTTGATTCCCAG GACTTTGACAAAGATGCACTACAAAAGTTTATTGAAGTTTCTGGATTCCCGACTGTAGTTACATTTGACACTGATCCAACAAACCAGAAATATCTCCTCAAGTACTTTGAGAATGCTGGTACCAAA GCAATGCTTTACCTGAGCTTCAGTGATGACagaattgaagcctttaagagCCAGTTTTATGAAGCTGCAAAGCAGTATGGTGATAAGAACATAAGTTTTCTGATCGGTGATGTTACTGACGCGCAGGGTGCTTTCCAG TACTTTGGGCTAAAAGAAAGTGAAGTGCCCCTCATCTTCATACAAGCATCTGGTGCGAAATTTATCAAACCAACTGTTGAGCCTGAGCAAATCTTTCCCTGGTTGAAAGATTATACA GACGGTATCTTAGCACCATATGTTAAGTCCGATCCAATTCCGGAGGTTAATGATCAACCCGTCAAGGTTGTCGTTGCTAATAGTCTTCATGAGGTGGTTTTCAACTCTGGCAAGAACG TTCTGCTTGAGTTTTATGCACCGTGGTGCGGTCATTGTCAGAAGCTGGCTCCAATCTTGGATGAAGTTGCACTTTCATTGAAAAATGATGAAGATGTGGTCATAGCAAAGATG GATGGTACCACCAATGATGTACCATCAGATTTCACAGTTGAGGGCTACCCAACCATGTATTTCTACTCATCCGGTGGAAACCTCCTATCATACGAAGGTGGGAGAACGGCTGAGGCAATCATCAAtttcatcaagaagaacaagggCTCCAAACCTGGTGAAGCTGCTGTAGAGGATGATGAAGCTTGGACTGATGCCGCGGTGGAGGAAGAAACCGCACCGGAGTCTGTTAAAGATGAACTGTAA